A section of the Bacillus pumilus genome encodes:
- a CDS encoding JAB domain-containing protein has translation MKVSNDKVPAKRVNNVSVKLVRESSILYESKSISSPQDAYELVKSFLEDKDREHFIVASLDTKNQPIAINVCHIGSLNAVLVSPREVMKSAILSSAASIIVAHNHPSGDITESREDIEVTRRLVEVGKLMGIAFLDHLLIGDGKYTNLNEKGCIR, from the coding sequence ATGAAAGTGAGTAATGACAAAGTTCCAGCAAAAAGGGTTAACAATGTTTCGGTTAAATTGGTAAGAGAGTCCAGTATCCTTTATGAAAGTAAAAGTATCAGCTCACCTCAGGATGCGTACGAATTGGTTAAAAGTTTCTTGGAGGATAAAGACAGGGAGCATTTCATTGTGGCATCACTTGATACAAAAAACCAACCAATAGCTATAAATGTCTGTCATATTGGTAGCTTGAACGCTGTTCTTGTAAGTCCTCGTGAGGTCATGAAATCCGCAATATTATCTTCCGCAGCAAGTATAATTGTAGCTCACAATCACCCCTCTGGAGACATAACAGAATCGAGAGAAGATATTGAGGTGACTAGACGTCTTGTTGAAGTCGGTAAACTTATGGGAATTGCTTTCCTAGATCACTTACTTATAGGCGATGGAAAATATACAAATCTAAACGAAAAAGGATGTATTCGATAG
- a CDS encoding DUF1643 domain-containing protein, which translates to MKIIKNMIRTEVIYDGNLNNKYLIKKEWNQYEKKALVIMKKAGKANEILLDHTTMYVTNNLFKLGYGSVNIVNLFPTIKGKETKESITTNMKCIQEVIQNMDDVIIAIGKGAGINKRAMKRLDMILALLLDNKANVLEIESSSGRRGFHPLYPALKNQWKLVPYSREKV; encoded by the coding sequence ATGAAAATAATCAAAAATATGATAAGGACAGAAGTTATTTACGATGGTAATTTAAACAATAAGTATTTAATAAAAAAAGAATGGAATCAGTACGAGAAAAAGGCTCTTGTCATCATGAAAAAGGCAGGCAAAGCAAATGAAATATTGTTAGATCACACAACCATGTATGTTACGAATAATCTCTTTAAATTGGGTTATGGTAGTGTAAATATTGTAAATCTGTTCCCTACAATCAAAGGAAAAGAAACAAAAGAATCTATAACGACAAATATGAAATGCATACAAGAAGTTATCCAAAATATGGATGATGTAATTATTGCGATTGGGAAAGGTGCTGGTATCAATAAGAGAGCGATGAAAAGACTAGACATGATTTTAGCTTTATTACTTGATAACAAAGCAAATGTTTTAGAGATAGAATCTAGTTCTGGAAGGAGAGGTTTTCATCCTCTATATCCAGCATTAAAGAATCAATGGAAGTTAGTTCCCTATAGTAGAGAGAAGGTGTGA